The genomic stretch GACGATGGCGATCCCGCCAACGTTGGGGACGGCGCGGTCGTGTACTTTTCGGTCTCCATCGGGGGCATCGATCCACCCCACACGTTCAGCGATCCGCCGGACTGCTGGTACGAACAGCAGCGCAGCGAGCAGGCTCACGAGGAACCCGGCAGCCAAGGCAATCACAGGCATGAAAAAGAAGGCGTGTGGTGGGGCCGGCGCAGATCAGAGAAGGGCGTCAACGCTGGGGCTTAGATACCGCGGGGGCAGTGGAGCCACAAGCCCCCCACCCTTCCTTACGGAAAAGGTCTTGTTGGGGAATCATATCCCCTTGTCTTTTCGGGCCGCCTCCCGCACAGCGCCGCGCAGAGCGGAGTGCCAGTCGGGGGCCTCCGCGAGGCCGAGCAACGGGAGCGACGACGCAAGGTCGAGCTCGACCCGCGTGGGCCGCCTCGCCGCCGTCGGGTAGGCGGAACTCGGGATCGGATCGACGGGGGTGGGCGCCTCTCCCGTCGTCTCGCTGGCAAGGGCCACGACCGCCTCGGCCAGTGCATGCCACGTCGTCACAGGCGACCCGCCGAGGTGAAGGACTCCCCTCCCCCCGGTCCGGGCGAAGCGGGCGGCGGCGAGTGCCCCCCGCGCGACGTCGACCGCGGCGGTCGGGTGGCCCCACTGGTCAGCGACGACGGAGAGCCGGGGACGATCCGCGGCGAGCCGGAGAATCGTGCGCACGAAGTTCGGGGCGTACCCGGAGAACACCCAGGCGGTCCGCAGAACGACCGCACGGCCGCCCGCCGCCAGGACCTCGGCTTCGCCTGCGGCCTTACTCGCCCCATACACGCTGAGCGGCGACACCGGGTCGTCCGGGAGGTATGGTGCCCCCTTCGTGCCGTCGAACACGTAGTCCGTCGAGAGGTGGACGAGCGCGACGCCCGCGGCGGCAGCCTCCTGGGCGACCGTCCGTGCCCCGTCGCGGTTGATGCGGAATGCGAGGTCCGGCTCGGACTCGGCCCGGTCAACGGCCGTGTAGGCCGCGGCATTGACCAGCGCGTCCGGGCGGACCTCGGCCATCACGCGCCGCACCGCCGCCGCGTCCGTGATGTCGAGCGCGGCGCGGTCGACGCCCACCACGTCGGCCTCGCCAGCAGTCCCGAGGCGGACCAGGGCCTGCCCGACCTGCCCGCCCGCGCCGGTGACGAGCACCCTCACGACGAGAACGACGCGACTGGAAGCGCGTCGGCGCCGAGCGCCGCGAGCCGGGGCCATGCGGCGTCCTTGTCGGAGAGCAGGGGCGTGTCGACGGGCCAGGGGATGCCGAGGTCGGGGTCGTCCCAGGCTACCCCGCCCTCATCGCCCGGGTGGTAGACCTCCGTACACTTGTAGAGCACGTCGGCGGTGTCCGAAAGGACACCGAAGCCATGCGCGAAGCCCGGCGGCACCCACAGCTGCCGGTGCGAGGCCTCGTCCAGTTCCACGCCCTCCCACGCGCCGAACGTCGGCGAGCCCGCCCGCAGGTCGACCGCCACGTCCCAGATCCGCCCGCGGACGCACTCGACCAGTTTGCCCTGTGGGTGACGCCGCTGAAAGTGGAGCCCCCGCAGCGTGCCCTGGACCGACCGGCTGTGGTTGTCCTGCACGAACGGCCCCGGGATGCCCGCCTCGGCGTAGCGCCCGGCATGGTAGCGCTCCAGAAAGAAGCCGCGCGCGTCCTCGAACACGCGCGGCTCGATCACGAGCAGGCCGGGGACGGAGGTTTCGCGGACGGTCA from Rubrivirga sp. SAORIC476 encodes the following:
- the rfbD gene encoding dTDP-4-dehydrorhamnose reductase; translation: MRVLVTGAGGQVGQALVRLGTAGEADVVGVDRAALDITDAAAVRRVMAEVRPDALVNAAAYTAVDRAESEPDLAFRINRDGARTVAQEAAAAGVALVHLSTDYVFDGTKGAPYLPDDPVSPLSVYGASKAAGEAEVLAAGGRAVVLRTAWVFSGYAPNFVRTILRLAADRPRLSVVADQWGHPTAAVDVARGALAAARFARTGGRGVLHLGGSPVTTWHALAEAVVALASETTGEAPTPVDPIPSSAYPTAARRPTRVELDLASSLPLLGLAEAPDWHSALRGAVREAARKDKGI
- the rfbC gene encoding dTDP-4-dehydrorhamnose 3,5-epimerase; protein product: MTVRETSVPGLLVIEPRVFEDARGFFLERYHAGRYAEAGIPGPFVQDNHSRSVQGTLRGLHFQRRHPQGKLVECVRGRIWDVAVDLRAGSPTFGAWEGVELDEASHRQLWVPPGFAHGFGVLSDTADVLYKCTEVYHPGDEGGVAWDDPDLGIPWPVDTPLLSDKDAAWPRLAALGADALPVASFSS